The DNA segment CGTCGGCACCGCCGTCGCCGCTACCCGTACCTGAGCCGCGCCAGTAGGCGACGCCCCGGAAGCTCCGCCCGCGCACGTCTTCCTCCGACTCCGGCCGCTGGACCCAGCGCGTCTCCCCCGTCCCCGGATCGAAGGCCTCCACAAGCCCGACGGCGTTGGGTGCGTACAGCGTGCCGCCGACGAGGACGGGCGTCCCGCGCAGGTAGTTGTTGAAGTCGAGCTCCGGATACTCGGCCGTCAGCGCGCCGTCGACAGCCGGCCGCCGCCACAGAACCTGCACCGCGTCCACGTTCTCGCCGTCGATCTGCGTGAGCGGAGAATACCGGTTGAAGGAGTTCTGCCCGCCGTAATACGTCCACTCATCACTCGGCGGCGCCAACTGGTCGGGATCGGCGTCTGCGCACGCCGAGAGCGCGAACGCCGCGGCCAACCCCACGAGCCCCACCACCGGCCCTGGGGCAGCCCTTCCGCAACGTCTGCTTGCCGGGTCGCCTCGTCGTCGCCGTGTCTTCATGGACCCCTCCCGCATTAGCGCACCCCAACCCCGGGGACCCTCGCCCGCTCCTGCGCGTAGACGTTCACAAGATTGTTCCGGAACGGGTTCCACGGGAGGGGTCCGGCGAGCAAGACGCTTGATACGTCCCCCATCTTCCCGGAACCAACCAAGAGGAGGAGTCCGAGCCATGAGGGAGATCAGCTATTTCAAGGCACGCCGGAACCTGGCGGCGTTGATGGACCAGGTCGTTGACGATTGCGAGCCGATTCTGATACGTCGGCGCGGCAAGGAACCGGTCGCGCTCGTCGCGGCCGACGAACTCACGTCCTGGATGGAGACCGCCTACCTGCTCCGCTCCCCGGCAAACGCCCGGCACCTCCGCGAGTCCATTGCCTCCATCGAACGCGGTGAGGGCGTAGTCGTCGATGTCGACGAACTCGCCAAGCGGCTCGGCCTTGAGGACGAATAACCGACCTCCCGCACTAGTGATCCGAGCCGCCTC comes from the Candidatus Palauibacter australiensis genome and includes:
- a CDS encoding type II toxin-antitoxin system prevent-host-death family antitoxin, with amino-acid sequence MREISYFKARRNLAALMDQVVDDCEPILIRRRGKEPVALVAADELTSWMETAYLLRSPANARHLRESIASIERGEGVVVDVDELAKRLGLEDE